The following proteins are co-located in the Diorhabda carinulata isolate Delta chromosome 4, icDioCari1.1, whole genome shotgun sequence genome:
- the LOC130892895 gene encoding endoglucanase-like, producing the protein MKWFGTIFIALVVVTVVSAQDLTPMPGGKSGDGVTTRYWDCCAPSCAWDQIIKTKNGIPVQTCQADGVTPSTKENNGHSGCEVGGNAYTCVNQSPKTINDTLSYVFVAASFEGGADYDDCCICLVMDFKGELAGKRMLAQVTNTGAELNQNHFDILIPGGGVGYFTLGCQTQFNAPENGWGERYGGVQTIEGCNDLPELLQEGCRWRFNWMNGVSNPDVSFYQIKCPDYFVGVSKCGDL; encoded by the exons atgaagtgGTTTGGAACTATATTTATTGCCCTCGTTGTCG TGACCGTCGTCTCGGCCCAAGACCTCACACCAATGCCTGGCGGTAAGAGTGGAGACGGTGTGACCACCAGATACTGGGATTGCTGTGCTCCATCTTGTGCTTGGGATCAAATAATCAAGACAAAAAACGGAATTCCAGTTCAAACTTGTCAAGCCGATGGTGTAACTCCAAGCACAAAAGAAAATAACGGACATTCAGGATGTGAAGTAGGAGGAAATGCCTACACCTGCGTCAATCAATCTCCCAAGACCATAAACGATACCCTTTCTTACGTGTTTGTTGCAGCTTCGTTCGAGGGTGGTGCTGATTACGACGATTGTTGTATCTGTTTAGTTATGGACTTTAAAGGAGAATTAGCAGGAAAACGTATGTTAGCTCAGGTAACAAATACTGGAGCAGAACTTAACCAAAATCACTTCGATATCCTCATTCCTGGAGGTGGTGTAGGTTACTTTACCCTTGGTTGTCAGACACAATTTAACGCACCTGAAAATGGTTGGGGTGAGAGATACGGTGGTGTACAGACCATCGAAGGATGTAACGATCTTCCTGAATTGTTACAAGAAGGATGTAGATGGAGATTTAATTGGATGAATGGAGTTTCCAATCCTGACGTATCATTCTATCAAATCAAATGTCCAGATTATTTCGTAGGTGTTAGTAAATGTGGAGATCtttaa